The proteins below are encoded in one region of Pseudophryne corroboree isolate aPseCor3 chromosome 8, aPseCor3.hap2, whole genome shotgun sequence:
- the LOC134949856 gene encoding nyctalopin-like: MLQTYGPMAASILCCRVSIISVILFVCIVGVNSEISNSTCPIVCQCTSEDEIYCDKVGIKSLPPDLPGSAILLNLAGNQIRILPFNTFRDVPSLQVLWLNQNSVTFMFPGAFIALNNLKELNLSKNPRLTYLHAHTFRGLLTLFSMDLSHCNIFEIHPLVFSHVPSLEVLDLGSNKLHYVPQALRKLGNVTRLSMENNQIEAIGKNSFKYQQALQDLNLRRNRIWAIQDEAFNQLSKLNVLNLGHNSISHLPNQLFSGLDQLRIMYLEANKIDQINCSLNRLVNLKKLHLNNNHITHITHNAFSSLKQLQMLHLNKNNLTSIPSYLFSRMPKLKSVFLSYNPWSCDCSMAWIANWMVTYEGAIQGLNCVFALSYRTTYEVFTHKGVVCLQEQMTGEKCMEYTIDSASGLIVPANVVIFLLIAASKDMYFF, encoded by the coding sequence ATGCTACAGACATATGGTCCTATGGCAGCCAGTATTCTATGCTGCAGAGTTTCTATCATCTCAGTTattctctttgtttgtattgttggGGTAAATAGTGAGATCAGTAACTCTACCTGCCCTATTGTGTGCCAGTGCACCTCTGAAGATGAGATCTACTGCGATAAAGTTGGAATCAAAAGCCTTCCTCCAGATCTACCTGGTTCTGCTATCTTACTGAACTTGGCAGGAAACCAAATACGGATCCTTCCTTTCAATACGTTTCGTGATGTACCATCCCTTCAAGTCCTATGGCTGAACCAGAACAGCGTGACGTTCATGTTTCCTGGTGCTTTCATTGCACTTAACAATTTGAAGGAGTTAAATCTTAGCAAGAACCCAAGGTTGACCTACCTCCATGCTCATACTTTCCGAGGCCTCTTAACCCTCTTCTCTATGGATCTGTCTCATTGCAACATCTTTGAAATTCACCCTCTTGTATTCTCACATGTGCCGTCTTTGGAAGTTCTAGATTTAGGCTCCAATAAGTTACATTATGTTCCGCAAGCTTTGAGGAAACTCGGCAATGTCACCAGATTGTCTATGGAAAATAATCAAATAGAAGCAATAGGGAAAAATTCCTTCAAATATCAGCAAGCCTTGCAAGATCTTAATTTACGAAGGAACCGGATTTGGGCTATTCAGGATGAAGCCTTTAACCAACTAAGCAAACtgaatgtgctaaatttaggacataACTCTATATCTCATTTGCCTAATCAGCTTTTCAGTGGATTGGATCAGCTCAGGATTATGTACCTGGAAGCTAACAAGATTGACCAAATCAACTGCTCACTTAACAGACTGGTTAATTTGAAAAAATTACATCTTAATAACAATCACATAACGCACATCACACACAATGCATTTTCATCTCTAAAGCAGCTTCAGATGCTGCATCTCAATAAGAATAATCTGACCTCTATCCCCAGTTATTTGTTTTCACGTATGCCTAAACTGAAAAGCGTCTTCCTTTCCTATAACCCATGGAGCTGTGATTGCAGCATGGCTTGGATTGCTAATTGGATGGTAACCTATGAGGGAGCAATCCAGGGCTTGAATTGTGTCTTTGCTCTGTCTTACAGGACAACCTATGAAGTCTTTACACACAAAGGCGTTGTCTGCCTCCAAGAGCAAATGACTGGGGAAAAATGTATGGAATACACAATTGATTCGGCCTCAGGGTTAATTGTTCCTGCAAACGTGGTCATCTTTCTGCTAATTGCTGCTTCTAAGGATATGTACTTTTTCTGA